In Patescibacteria group bacterium, the sequence TCAAGCATACGGTCAGACAGAATACGATGCAGTCTATATGATCCGAGACGCAGTAAAAACAGTTGGCTACAATGGTGAAAAAATTGCCGCATGGTCAAGAACTGTTAAAGATTGGGAGGGCGCATCTGGTAAAGTGACGATCGGTTCAAACGGAGACAGGGTTGGTGGACACACGGTAGAAGTGGTGAAGGCCGGTAAAGTGGAGAAATACGTTCAGTAAAATTTTTAGGTTGGTGAAAACCCCCCGATCTGCCGCGGCAGATCGGGGGGTTTTCGTTTGAATTTCCCCTCCAAAACTGTTAGAGTTTTAGGGTCTGGTTCCACTCTAAAGATTGTATGGATATTTTTCCTCAACTTGTCGTCAATAGTTTAATTACCGCTTCAATCTATGCTATTTTAGCTATCGGTTTTAATCTGATTTACAGCACGGCTAAATTTTTTGATCTCGGATTTGGCGCGACGACTGCCGTGGCTGGGTTTGCAACATTTTTTTTCATTGATCGGCTAGGATTGCCACTCATCATTTCTGCCTTTGGTGGAATCGTGGCGGCCGGGTTACTGAGTTTTTTTAGCTACAAACTTGTTTACCAGCCTCTGCGAGAGAGGAAGGCGACGAGCACGGTGATGCTGGTTGCCTCACTTGGTATTTTCACCGCGGTGCAAGCGGCCATTGCCATTTTGTTTACAAGCCAATTCAGAAGTTTGGCTCGAAATTTTGATTCCGCCGATTCGTTTAAGGTTCTCGGTGGCGTTTTCAGTTTTACTCAACTCATTCTTTTTATATGCGCGCTGTTGGTTACAGCATTACTTTGGATTTTAATTACAAAAACAAAATTTGGAAAAGCTTTAACCGCAATTAGCGACGATGAGGAAGTGGCAAAAATTGTTGGTATCAACACTTCAAAAATTCTTGGGTACATGTTTTTTATTGCGGGATGTTTTGGTGGACTTTGCGGAGTGTTGGTTGGTTTTGATACTGGCATTGAGCCAAACATGGGTTTTGTGATTTTGCTCGGGGCGATTGTGGCGACGATTATAGGAGGCGCGGGGAACGTTTTTTCGGCGGCGGCGGGTGCACTGCTTCTCGGGTTCATTGAAAATTTTGGCATTTGGAAATTTTCCGGTGAATGGAAGTTTGCCATTTCTATGGTCGTTTTGATTTTGTTTTTATTGTTTCGGCCGAAGGGCATTTTTAAACGATAAATTATGGATTATTTTATTCATTTAGCAATTTTGTTTTCGATCTACGGCATTTTAGCTCTTTCGCTTAACCTCGTTGTTGGGTATACCGGTCTTATTTCTTTGGCCCACGCCGCCTTTTTCGGTTTTGGCGCCTATGCCACAGCCATTTCCATGACCAAATTTGGAACCAACTTTTTTCTGTCAGTCCTCATCGGGATGGTGGTCGCCGCGAGTTTGGCTACTCTTATCGGAATTGTACTTTCAAGATTGAAAGGGGATTACTACACGTTAGGTTCACTTGGATTTAATTTGATAGCGTGGAGCATTTTTATAAACTTCGAACAGTTGACCCGGGGGCCGCTTGGCATTCCCGGCATACCAAGACCTCAATTTTTCGGGATACATTTCAGTGACAACTTTTCATTTTTACTTTTAACGCTTGTTTTTTTGGCGCTTGTCTACGCGCTATCAAGATTTGTGGTCACGTCTTCTTTTGGACGCGTGCTCAAGGCTATTCGCGAAGATGAAAAGGCCATTCAAATTTTTGGTTACAAAACTCAAAATTACAAATTGTTAATTTTTGTTATTGCAGGAGCGTTAGCCGCCATAGCTGGTTCGTTGTTCGCGTCCTACATTAGTTTTATTGATCCGTATAATTTTACGATTAACGAATCGGTTTTCATGCTTTCAATCATTATTTTGGGCGGGTTAGCGAATGTGCGAGGCGCTCTTTTGGGAGCGCTATTTTTGGTTCTTCTACCTGAATTTTTACGCTTTGTTGGTTTCCCACCGGACATTGCCGCGCAAACACGACTGGTGGTGTATGGTTTAATGCTGGTGATTTTGATGCTCTATCGTCCGCAGGGGTTGCTTGGAGAATACAAATTATAATATGAACACGCTTCGTATAAAAAAATTACATAAGCAATATGGAGGAGTTTCGGCGGTGGATAATTTGAGCCTGGAGATTTCTTCCGGAAAAATTACTAGTATTGTCGGACCAAACGGTTCAGGCAAATCCACCCTCGTTAATCTTTTAACCGGTTTCGTGCCGATTGATTCAGGCGAAGTGGATTTTGGTCATGAGAAACTACTATCAATTAAAGCTTACGAAATAAAAACCTATGGTTTGACGCGTACGTTTCAGGAGGTAAGACTGTTTGAACAAATGAAAGTTTTGGATAACATCTTAGTTGTTCTGACTGGACGTTCAGTGTGGTCGGCGTTGTTTGAGCGCCACGAAAAATTTCACCACGACAAAGCTGAAGATGCCCTGCGCCGCGTTGGCCTTTGGGAAAAGAGAAATGAGCTGGCAAAAAATCTTTCATACGGTCAGAGAAAGTTACTTGAAATCGCGCGGGTGATTGCCATGAACGCGGAAATTATTTTATTCGATGAACCTTTTGCCGGACTGTTTCCCGAAATGCTTAAAATTGTGGTAAAAATTTTGAAGGAATTTCGTGAGCAAGGGAAAACCATAATTTTAATTGAGCACAACATGGATTTAATTCGAGAATTGAGTGACCATCTATTCGTCATGGATAGCGGAAAACTTTTAACCGAAGGCAAGCCGGAGGTGGTGTTAGCCCGGCGCGATGTGATCGAGGCGTATCTCGGTGAATAATATTGTATGAAAGAAATTTTACTTAAAATTGAAAATATTCATGTCCACTATGGTGGGGTCAAAGCACTTTCCGGCGCGAGCATTTCTCTTGATGAAGGTGAGATTGTAGCGCTCATGGGTCCAAACGGCGCTGGGAAATCTACCATTTTGAAAACAGTTTTTGGGTTAGCGCCGATCTCATCCGGAAAAGTGCTTTGGCACGAGCAAGAAATTTTTCCTATTCCGCACGAAATAGTAGCGCGTGGAATTTCTTTTGTGCCGCAGGGTCGTCGAGTGTTTTCTCATTTGACAGTTTTGGAAAATTTGGAGATGGGAGCATACACTGTCGCCGACAAAAAAGAAGTCAGTCGAAGGATAACCGAAGTATTGGAAACTTTTCCGGCGTTGAAGCACAAAATCAGCGCAAAATCGGGTACGCTTTCGGGTGGTCAACAGCAAATGTTGGCTATCGCTCGCGGCCTGATGACCGATCCAAAGATTTTACTTTTGGACGAACCATCGCTCGGTCTCGCTCCAAAAATTGTCAAAGAAGTTTTTGAAACCATACGGCGAATTAATGAACGCCACAAAACTGCGGTGCTTATTGTAGAGCACAATGTTAAATCGCTTTTTGAAATTGTGAATCGAGCGTACGTTCTGGATAAAGGTGAAGTGGTGGCTGAGGGTGAGCCTCAGAAGTTGATCGCTTCAGGAATTTTTGAAAAAGTTTTGCTCGGCCATATCAACTCCAAGTAATTCTTTTTTCGTCTTTTAATTCGTGTTACTCTGTATATATGGAAATTCTTAGAGAATTTAAGGCTCTGGGCAAGCATGATGTCGGGATTGCGGGAGGGAAAGGAGCATCACTTGGTGAAATGACACAGGCGGGAATTCCGGTGCCACCTGGGTTTGTGTTGCTCTCGAGTGCGTTTGAAAGATTTATTGAAGAAACGGATCTCAATGTTGAGATTGATGCGATTTTGCATAAAGTAGATCACAAAGAAATTCACACAGTGGATCGAGCGTCGGAAGAAATTCAGGCTCTGATTCTTGCTGCGAAAATGCCGAAGGATATTGAAGCGGAAATTGAAAAATATTTTAAAAAATTAGGAGCGACATTTGTGGCGGTGCGTTCAAGTGCTACAGCGGAAGATTCAGCTTCGGCGGCGTGGGCAGGACAACTAGATAGTTTTCTCAATACCACCGAAAAAACTTTACTGGAAAATGTAAAGCGCTGTTGGGCCTCGCTTTTTACACCTCGGGCAATTTTTTATCGATTTGAAAAAGATTTGCATAAAACCAAAATTTCCGTGGCCGTGGTGGTTCAAAAAATGGTGGAATCCGAAATTTCCGGCATCGCTTTTTCGGTCCATCCGGTGACGGAAGATCGCAATCAACTCATTATCGAAGGAGGATTGGGCCTTGGCGAGGCGATTGTTTCTGGACAGATTACTCCCGATAGTTATGTCGTCGAAAAAGTCCCGCTAAAAATCCTCGATATTAATGTTTCAACTCAAGAGCGTGGCTTGTTCAAAAAGCTTGGTGGCGGTAACGAGTGGCGAGACATCTCTACACTTGAAGGTGAGAAACAAAAATTAACCGAAGTTCAAATTCTCGAGCTGTCCGAGCTTATCATTCACATTGAAAATCATTACGGTTTTCCCTGTGACATCGAATGGGCGTTCGCCGAAGGAAAATTTTACATTGTTCAAAGTCGCCCGATTACAACGCTTAAAAATTAGGTTGGTTGTTGTACTTCTCGAACTATGCTTTAATTGAGGCCTAATTTAATATGATATCAAAAATATGAACTACGATGTAAAAGACCTTGGCCTCGCGTCAAAAGGAAAGTTGAGAATTGAGTGGGCAGAACAAGACATGCCGGTGTTGCGGCAAATTCGCAGACGATTTAAGAAGGAACAACCGTTCAAGGGAATAAAGTTGGCGGCCTGCCTTCACGTCACCACCGAAACTGCCAATCTTGCCATTACCCTTAAAGAAGGCGGCGCGGAAGTTTTCTTGTGCGCATCGAATCCGCTTTCAACACAGGATGATGTGGCGGCATCACTGGTTAAAGATTTTGGTATCGCAACCTACGCGATCAAGGGCGAAGATAGTCAGACCTATTTTAAACATATCAACGCGGTACTCGACGCCAAGCCATCTCTCACCATGGACGATGGTGCGGATCTCGTTTCTGAACTTCACAAAAATCGCACCAAGCAAATTAAAGATATTGTCTGTGGCACTGAAGAGACAACAACTGGCGTGATTCGGTTGAAATCCTTGGCCAGCGCTGGAAAATTAAAATTTCCAATTCTTGCGGTCAATGAAGCCATGACCAAACATTTTTTTGATAATCGTTACGGAACAGGGCAGAGCACTATGGACGGAATTATTCGCGCAACCAATCGTCTTGTTGCCGGTTCTGTTTTTGTGGTTGCAGGATACGGCTGGTGTGGCCGAGGTCTAGCGAGCCGAGCGCATGGTTTGGGAGCGCATGTCATCGTGACTGAAATTGATCCAGTCAAAGCACTTGAGGCAGTTATGGATGGCTACCAAGTAATGCCAATGCATGAAGCGGTAGCTCAAGCCGATTTTATTTGTACGGTCACCGGAAATAAATCAGTCATCGGAGAAAAAGATTTTGCGGTGATGAAAGATGGTTGCATCATTTCCAACTCAGGACACTTTGACGTTGAAATTGATCTCAAAGCTCTCGCTAAACTTTCAACAAAGAGACGAATGATTCGTGATTTCGTGGAAGAATTTACCCTCAAGGGAGGAAAAAGAATTTATGTTTTAGGTGAAGGACGCCTTATCAATTTGGCAGCGGCAGAAGGTCACCCTGCGTCTGTTATGGATATGAGTTTTGCCAATCAGGCGCTTGGTGCGGAATACATGCTTAAAAATGTTGGAACATTTAAACCTCAGGTCTATGTTATTCCTGAAGTGGTTGATCGAGAAATTGCAGCGCTTAAACTGGCCTCACTCGGGGTTTCTGTTGATGTTTTGACCGCTGATCAGAAAAAATATTTGGGAAGTTGGGAAGAGGGAACGGCTTAGTGCGAAGCGCACTTGATGGAATTAGGAATTACGAATTAAGAATTAGGAATGGGAAAAATTAAAATAAGAATTTAAGAATGAAAGACAAGAAAACCAAGAAAAAATCAGAAGATCTCTCTTCTCATAATTCATCATTCCTAATTCATAATTCTGCCCGTCGGCGGGCATTGGTGGTTGGGTCTGTTGCATATGACGTGATTTTTGGTATTCACGGAAAAATTCAAGACGAGATTTTGATTGAAAACGGTAAACTTGGACGGCAGAATTTGATGTTCACCGCCAAAGATAAGAAACATTTTTTTGGTGGAACAGGTGGAAATATTTCATATGGTTTGGGAAAGACTGGCATGAAGCCGTTGCTTTTTTCTGTTGCAGGGAAAGATTTTGAAGGGGAATTTGAAAATCATTTAAAAACTTCAGGGGTTGATTTACGGGTGGTTGTAAAGAAAGATGAGTGGACAGCAACTTTTTATGGTATGTCTGACGAAGAGACTCAGCAAATTGGCGTCTATCAGCCGAACGCCTATGCCGCGATTGATACCACTTCGCTTTCCGCTACAATTTCGGAAAAGGATTTTTCAGAAATAGGAGTAGCGATTTTTTCCGCTGGTACTGGAAAAAGTATTTTTAAGCAGATGAAAGAGTTGCGAGCGAGACTCGGCAACGAGGTGGTTATTATTTTCGATCCAGGACAGGTTATTTCAATTTTTTACGATAAAAAACCTTTAGAGGAAACGTTAGCTCTGTCTGACATTTTTATCGGCAATGAAGTGGAGTTTAAACAGATGGAGGGAATTTTGGGATATACCTATGAAAAACTTTTACAAAAAGGACTAAAAGCCGTCGTGAAAACGGTCGGAGAAAAGGGAAGTGTTATCTACGAAAAAAATCGTACGACTGAGATCAAGGCGGTCAAAGCGAAAAAAGTTGTAGAGACCACAGGTGCGGGCGACGCCTATCGCGCTGGTCTTATCTACGGATTGCTCAATGGTTTAGATTTAGCGGCTGCCTGTCGCATTGGCGCCAAACTCGGTGCCAAAAATGTGGAAACGGTTGGTGGGCAAGCCTATGAAATTAGCAAAGCTGATTTGAAAAGCTAAATCTCTTTGTTGTAGTACAATAGTACCCATGTTAAAAGCCAATCCAACAACACTCGTGGTTTTTGGAGCCACGGGGGATTTGTTTCGAACGAAATTGGCGCCGGCCTTGCTTGCGCTTTCCGACAAGAAGGAGTTGCCGGAATTTTTACGTATCGTCGCTTTTTCCCGCCGTCCTTGGGATAACGAAAAATTTCGAGAATTTATACGAGAGGCCCTTGTGAGCAAAGCTCCAGACATTTCCACTGAGATTCTCGAAGCATTTCTTGATCGTATTTTTTACTGCGAGGGTAATTTTGACACTTTGGAAAGTTATCAAAAGGTTGCTGAGATGTTTGCGCGTTTTGATGCTGAGGCTGGTGTGTGCACCAACAAACTTTTGTATCTTGCTACTTCACCTGCGTTTTACGAAACGATTCTTCAAAAAATTTCTAGTTCTGGTTTGGCAATTCCTTGTGCGCCTGTCGAGGGTCAATCGGAAACTGGCTGGACTCGGGTGCTTATCGAAAAACCATTTGGACATGATTTAAAAAACGCGGAGCGACTGGACAACTTGCTTGCCCAACTTTTTACCGAAGAACAAATTTTTCGTATTGATCATTATTTGGCCAAAGAAACTATGCGTAGCATTTTGCAGTTCCGTTTTTCTAACGGGCCGTTCGAATCAATTTGGAATTCAGAGAACATCGATACTATCGATGTAAAATTTTTAGAAAAGGATGGTGTCGGAAGCCGCGGGGAATCATACGATGGGGTGGGTGCTCTGCGAGATGTGGGGCAAAATCATTTACTTCAGATGGCGACATTGGTGGCTATGGAAAATCCACGCAAGTTTTCGGTGGAAGCCATTCGGAAAGCTCGCGCCGAGGTGCTCGAAAAATTTAAATTAGCAGAAACCCCGCCGCCGTTGCGCGCGCAGTACGTGGGTTTTCGTGAGGAGAAAGCTGTGTCTCCTAATTCTCAAACGGAAACTTATTTTCGCTGTACACTTAATTCAAGTGCACCACGTTGGCGCGACACCGCTTTTGTTTTGGAGGCCGGCAAGGCTACGGGGGAACATAGAGTTGAGATTGTTATTCATTTTAAAAAGTCACATGACTTGGTTTGTCCCGTCGACGCTGTGTGTAGCGCGGGAGATAACACAGTCAAATTTGATATCCTATCTTCTTCAAACAAACGTTCCGATGCGTATGAACGAGTACTGCTCGATGCAATTATGGGAGATCAAACACTTTTCATATCAACAGCAGAAGTCATTGCCGAATGGAAACTTGTCGAAGAAATTTTCAAAAAGTGGGAGAAGACTGAATTGGTGCACTATGCGAAAGGATCGATGCCAAAAATTTAAAAGAGGAAAGGTCTAATTGTCTGAACTTAGAGAGACTGTATAAAATTTCCAATTGCGTCATTCACACATTCGTACGAATGTGTGAATGACGATGATATAAATTATACTTTAGTTAACTAAAGTGCAGTGAAAATACAGGAGTTAAGATAATTAATTATTAATAAATTCTGAAAATAAAAAACCGCGCGCAAATCAGATTTGCGCGCGGGGTGATGCGATTGTTTTTTGTGCCACTATTCCAGCAGTCTGATTTTCAGTGCCGTGGTACCATCGTCGACAATTTCGAACTTGCGGAATCCATTGCCTGCGAGTGTTGACTGATCTAGAATTGTTTGGATTCCAATTGTGTCGGTGACCCCCAATGCAACTGCAACAAGCCCGGCGAGGATTGGTCGGTGAGTAAAGACCAGTGCTCTATCCGCGCTCACAGGTGAATTGTTGTAAATAACTGCCATCGAACATATCGCCTGGCCTTGCCATGTATGGACATCATCCCGTTCGTGGCCAGGGTAAGGAA encodes:
- a CDS encoding ABC transporter ATP-binding protein; the encoded protein is MNTLRIKKLHKQYGGVSAVDNLSLEISSGKITSIVGPNGSGKSTLVNLLTGFVPIDSGEVDFGHEKLLSIKAYEIKTYGLTRTFQEVRLFEQMKVLDNILVVLTGRSVWSALFERHEKFHHDKAEDALRRVGLWEKRNELAKNLSYGQRKLLEIARVIAMNAEIILFDEPFAGLFPEMLKIVVKILKEFREQGKTIILIEHNMDLIRELSDHLFVMDSGKLLTEGKPEVVLARRDVIEAYLGE
- the ahcY gene encoding adenosylhomocysteinase, whose protein sequence is MNYDVKDLGLASKGKLRIEWAEQDMPVLRQIRRRFKKEQPFKGIKLAACLHVTTETANLAITLKEGGAEVFLCASNPLSTQDDVAASLVKDFGIATYAIKGEDSQTYFKHINAVLDAKPSLTMDDGADLVSELHKNRTKQIKDIVCGTEETTTGVIRLKSLASAGKLKFPILAVNEAMTKHFFDNRYGTGQSTMDGIIRATNRLVAGSVFVVAGYGWCGRGLASRAHGLGAHVIVTEIDPVKALEAVMDGYQVMPMHEAVAQADFICTVTGNKSVIGEKDFAVMKDGCIISNSGHFDVEIDLKALAKLSTKRRMIRDFVEEFTLKGGKRIYVLGEGRLINLAAAEGHPASVMDMSFANQALGAEYMLKNVGTFKPQVYVIPEVVDREIAALKLASLGVSVDVLTADQKKYLGSWEEGTA
- a CDS encoding PEP/pyruvate-binding domain-containing protein, giving the protein MEILREFKALGKHDVGIAGGKGASLGEMTQAGIPVPPGFVLLSSAFERFIEETDLNVEIDAILHKVDHKEIHTVDRASEEIQALILAAKMPKDIEAEIEKYFKKLGATFVAVRSSATAEDSASAAWAGQLDSFLNTTEKTLLENVKRCWASLFTPRAIFYRFEKDLHKTKISVAVVVQKMVESEISGIAFSVHPVTEDRNQLIIEGGLGLGEAIVSGQITPDSYVVEKVPLKILDINVSTQERGLFKKLGGGNEWRDISTLEGEKQKLTEVQILELSELIIHIENHYGFPCDIEWAFAEGKFYIVQSRPITTLKN
- a CDS encoding branched-chain amino acid ABC transporter permease — encoded protein: MDIFPQLVVNSLITASIYAILAIGFNLIYSTAKFFDLGFGATTAVAGFATFFFIDRLGLPLIISAFGGIVAAGLLSFFSYKLVYQPLRERKATSTVMLVASLGIFTAVQAAIAILFTSQFRSLARNFDSADSFKVLGGVFSFTQLILFICALLVTALLWILITKTKFGKALTAISDDEEVAKIVGINTSKILGYMFFIAGCFGGLCGVLVGFDTGIEPNMGFVILLGAIVATIIGGAGNVFSAAAGALLLGFIENFGIWKFSGEWKFAISMVVLILFLLFRPKGIFKR
- a CDS encoding branched-chain amino acid ABC transporter permease gives rise to the protein MDYFIHLAILFSIYGILALSLNLVVGYTGLISLAHAAFFGFGAYATAISMTKFGTNFFLSVLIGMVVAASLATLIGIVLSRLKGDYYTLGSLGFNLIAWSIFINFEQLTRGPLGIPGIPRPQFFGIHFSDNFSFLLLTLVFLALVYALSRFVVTSSFGRVLKAIREDEKAIQIFGYKTQNYKLLIFVIAGALAAIAGSLFASYISFIDPYNFTINESVFMLSIIILGGLANVRGALLGALFLVLLPEFLRFVGFPPDIAAQTRLVVYGLMLVILMLYRPQGLLGEYKL
- a CDS encoding glucose-6-phosphate dehydrogenase — translated: MLKANPTTLVVFGATGDLFRTKLAPALLALSDKKELPEFLRIVAFSRRPWDNEKFREFIREALVSKAPDISTEILEAFLDRIFYCEGNFDTLESYQKVAEMFARFDAEAGVCTNKLLYLATSPAFYETILQKISSSGLAIPCAPVEGQSETGWTRVLIEKPFGHDLKNAERLDNLLAQLFTEEQIFRIDHYLAKETMRSILQFRFSNGPFESIWNSENIDTIDVKFLEKDGVGSRGESYDGVGALRDVGQNHLLQMATLVAMENPRKFSVEAIRKARAEVLEKFKLAETPPPLRAQYVGFREEKAVSPNSQTETYFRCTLNSSAPRWRDTAFVLEAGKATGEHRVEIVIHFKKSHDLVCPVDAVCSAGDNTVKFDILSSSNKRSDAYERVLLDAIMGDQTLFISTAEVIAEWKLVEEIFKKWEKTELVHYAKGSMPKI
- a CDS encoding ABC transporter ATP-binding protein, with the translated sequence MKEILLKIENIHVHYGGVKALSGASISLDEGEIVALMGPNGAGKSTILKTVFGLAPISSGKVLWHEQEIFPIPHEIVARGISFVPQGRRVFSHLTVLENLEMGAYTVADKKEVSRRITEVLETFPALKHKISAKSGTLSGGQQQMLAIARGLMTDPKILLLDEPSLGLAPKIVKEVFETIRRINERHKTAVLIVEHNVKSLFEIVNRAYVLDKGEVVAEGEPQKLIASGIFEKVLLGHINSK
- a CDS encoding PfkB family carbohydrate kinase, which encodes MKDKKTKKKSEDLSSHNSSFLIHNSARRRALVVGSVAYDVIFGIHGKIQDEILIENGKLGRQNLMFTAKDKKHFFGGTGGNISYGLGKTGMKPLLFSVAGKDFEGEFENHLKTSGVDLRVVVKKDEWTATFYGMSDEETQQIGVYQPNAYAAIDTTSLSATISEKDFSEIGVAIFSAGTGKSIFKQMKELRARLGNEVVIIFDPGQVISIFYDKKPLEETLALSDIFIGNEVEFKQMEGILGYTYEKLLQKGLKAVVKTVGEKGSVIYEKNRTTEIKAVKAKKVVETTGAGDAYRAGLIYGLLNGLDLAAACRIGAKLGAKNVETVGGQAYEISKADLKS